A single Agromyces sp. CF514 DNA region contains:
- a CDS encoding VOC family protein, translating into MVEINDAFPGFSVDDVGAARSFYGDVLGFDVREQMGGLQFSLPSGQGVFVYPKDDHQPASFTILNFEVPDIGAAVDALNAQGVVTKIYTDPHAFGTDERGIAWGSGSGQGPDICWFRDPAGNVLSLIQS; encoded by the coding sequence ATGGTGGAGATCAACGACGCGTTCCCCGGCTTCAGCGTCGACGACGTCGGTGCCGCGCGCTCGTTCTACGGCGACGTGCTCGGATTCGACGTGCGCGAGCAGATGGGCGGCCTGCAGTTCTCGTTGCCGTCGGGGCAAGGGGTCTTCGTGTATCCGAAGGACGACCACCAGCCGGCCTCCTTCACCATCCTGAACTTCGAGGTGCCAGACATCGGCGCCGCCGTCGACGCACTGAACGCGCAGGGCGTCGTGACGAAGATCTACACGGATCCGCACGCGTTCGGCACCGACGAGCGCGGCATCGCGTGGGGGTCCGGTTCGGGCCAGGGGCCTGACATCTGCTGGTTCCGCGACCCCGCCGGCAACGTGTTGAGCCTGATCCAGAGCTGA
- the rmuC gene encoding DNA recombination protein RmuC, whose product MEILLLVIGLVVGIALGALATWFLASKRATDAAAGAPAVEDPALVEARHQAAIAALQAGGSAEQARIRAEEQQVQSNLRAELAAVEATASGLREQIESARVQYREIVERQRAEQQQREAREAADSRVLQALAPVKQTITEMQAKVTDLETQRHRQHGELSEQLRIAAENEERLRSTAETLASALRSNSTRGVWGETQLRSVVEAAGLLERVDFDTQHSINTDSGAGRPDMVIHLPGGKNIAVDAKVPFNAYLEASQIPATATGAEAARREALMKQHVKAVRDHITALGGKTYWAGLGASPEMVIAFIPSESLVSSALETDPALMDYAFSKRVALASPVTLWSVLKTVAFSWQQDVLTKEAKTLFDLSRELYTRLAVTAGQIEKLGRTIERTVKDYNAFVGSLETRVMPTARKLKALDETKVLAQLEGIEESPRELTAYEFTAAASGETPAIEADPSNSHGVDPLGVDTVALDVTALEHGTDSTSSADAALDLGAEFSADIDPEIRSI is encoded by the coding sequence ATGGAGATCCTGCTGCTGGTCATCGGCCTCGTCGTCGGCATCGCGCTCGGCGCGCTCGCCACGTGGTTCCTCGCCTCCAAGCGGGCGACGGATGCCGCGGCCGGCGCCCCGGCGGTCGAAGACCCCGCGCTGGTCGAGGCCCGTCACCAGGCCGCGATCGCGGCCCTGCAGGCCGGCGGTTCGGCCGAGCAGGCGCGCATCCGCGCCGAGGAACAGCAGGTCCAGTCCAACCTCCGCGCCGAGCTCGCCGCGGTCGAGGCCACCGCGTCCGGGCTCCGCGAGCAGATCGAGTCGGCCCGCGTGCAGTACCGCGAGATCGTCGAGCGGCAGCGGGCCGAGCAGCAGCAGCGCGAGGCGCGCGAGGCCGCCGACAGCCGCGTGCTGCAGGCGCTCGCCCCCGTGAAGCAGACCATCACCGAGATGCAGGCCAAGGTCACCGACCTCGAGACCCAGCGGCACCGCCAGCACGGCGAGCTCAGCGAGCAGCTGCGCATCGCCGCCGAGAACGAGGAGCGGCTGCGCTCGACCGCCGAGACCCTCGCCTCGGCGCTGCGCTCGAACAGCACGCGAGGCGTCTGGGGCGAGACGCAGCTGCGCAGCGTTGTCGAGGCGGCGGGCCTGCTCGAGCGCGTCGACTTCGACACCCAGCACTCGATCAACACCGACTCGGGCGCGGGCCGCCCCGACATGGTCATCCACCTGCCCGGCGGCAAGAACATCGCCGTCGATGCCAAGGTGCCCTTCAACGCCTATCTCGAGGCCAGCCAGATCCCCGCGACGGCGACCGGCGCCGAGGCGGCGCGCCGCGAGGCCCTCATGAAGCAGCACGTCAAGGCCGTGCGCGATCACATCACCGCCCTCGGCGGCAAGACGTACTGGGCCGGTCTCGGCGCCTCCCCCGAGATGGTCATCGCGTTCATTCCGAGCGAGTCCCTCGTCTCGAGCGCGCTCGAGACCGATCCCGCGCTCATGGACTACGCATTCTCGAAGCGCGTCGCGCTCGCGTCGCCGGTCACGCTCTGGTCCGTGCTGAAGACGGTCGCCTTCAGCTGGCAGCAGGACGTGCTCACGAAAGAGGCGAAGACGCTCTTCGACCTCAGCCGCGAGCTCTACACGCGACTCGCCGTCACCGCGGGCCAGATCGAGAAGCTCGGCCGCACCATCGAGCGCACCGTCAAGGACTACAACGCCTTCGTCGGCTCGCTCGAGACCCGCGTCATGCCCACCGCCCGCAAGCTCAAGGCACTCGACGAGACCAAGGTGCTCGCGCAGCTCGAGGGCATCGAGGAGAGCCCTCGCGAACTCACGGCCTACGAGTTCACCGCCGCGGCATCCGGAGAGACGCCCGCAATCGAAGCCGACCCGTCCAACTCCCACGGGGTCGACCCGCTCGGCGTCGACACGGTCGCGCTCGACGTGACGGCGCTCGAGCACGGCACCGACTCGACGTCGTCAGCCGACGCCGCGCTCGACCTCGGTGCCGAGTTCAGCGCCGACATCGACCCCGAGATCCGCTCGATCTGA